One window from the genome of Rhodospirillales bacterium encodes:
- a CDS encoding ABC transporter ATP-binding protein, translated as MTATAPVLAVRDLHAWYGESHILHGVSFEVHEGEVVSLLGRNGAGKTTTLRAIMGLVRHRQGSIALGGSELIGLTPEKIARRGISYCPEERGIFASLTVNENLLLPPVVQGGGLELDEIFELFPNLAERREGSSGTLLSGGEQQMLAIARILRTGARVLLLDEPTEGLAPVIVQQIGVSVERLRERGFTILLVEQNFHFAAKLADRHYVIEHGQVVDQYARHDIKERMDELNERLGV; from the coding sequence TTGACTGCGACAGCGCCGGTCCTCGCCGTCCGCGATCTCCACGCCTGGTACGGCGAATCCCACATCCTGCACGGGGTGTCGTTCGAGGTGCACGAGGGCGAAGTGGTCAGTCTGCTCGGCCGCAACGGCGCCGGCAAGACGACGACGCTCAGGGCCATCATGGGGCTGGTCCGTCACCGCCAGGGATCGATCGCCCTCGGCGGGTCGGAGTTGATCGGCCTGACGCCGGAAAAGATCGCCCGCCGCGGCATCTCCTACTGCCCGGAGGAGCGCGGGATCTTCGCGAGCCTGACGGTGAACGAGAACCTGTTGTTGCCGCCGGTCGTTCAGGGCGGCGGGCTGGAACTCGACGAGATCTTCGAGCTGTTCCCCAATCTTGCCGAGCGCCGCGAGGGCTCCTCCGGCACGCTGCTGTCGGGAGGCGAGCAGCAGATGCTGGCGATCGCGCGCATCCTGCGCACCGGCGCCAGGGTCCTGCTGCTCGACGAGCCGACCGAGGGGCTGGCGCCGGTGATCGTGCAACAGATCGGGGTGAGCGTCGAGCGCCTGCGGGAACGGGGTTTCACGATCTTGCTGGTCGAGCAAAATTTCCACTTTGCCGCCAAGCTCGCAGACCGCCACTACGTCATCGAGCACGGGCAGGTCGTCGACCAATACGCCCGCCACGACATCAAGGAGCGCATGGACGAGTTGAACGAACGGCTGGGCGTGTAG